From Vicinamibacterales bacterium:
CCATCCCCTGCCGCTCGGCCTGGAGCAGTGCGAACAGCTCGAATTTCTGACTGTGATCCGGGCACGCCGGGTAGCCCGGCGCCGGCCGGATGCCGCGGTGGCGTTCCTGATGAAGGTCCTCGGCCCCGATGGTCTGCGGATCCGGGTGACCCCAGTCCTCACGCACCCGCGCGTGGAGATAGGTCGCAAACGCCTCCGCCAGACGATCCGCGAGCGCCTTGACCATGATCGCGCTGTAGTCGTCGTGCTCGGCCTCGAAGCGCTTCGCCAGTTCCTCGGCGCCGATGCCGCCGGTGACGGCGAACAGCCCGAGGTAATCGGGGATGCCGCTGCCGCGCGGCGCCACGAAGTCGGCCAGCGACAGATTCGGCCGCTGGTCGGGCTGGTGCTCCTGCTGCCGCAGCATCGGGAAGCGCGCGTAGACCTCGCGGCGATCCTCGTCCTTGTAGAGCACGATGTCGTCGCCGTCGGCGATCGCCGGCCAGAAGCCGTAGACGCCGCGGGCGCGGATCCACTTGCCGTCCACGATCTTCTTGAGCAGCGCCTGCGCGTTCGCATGGAGCTCGCGGGCCGCCTCGCCGTACTGCGGATGCTCGAGGATTGCCGGGTACCGCCCCTTCAGCTCCCAGGCGGAGAAGAAGTAGGTCCAGTCGATGTACCGGGCAATCTCCTGCAGCGGCACGTCGTCCAGGAACCGGCGGCCGACGAACGCCGGCGTCGCCGTCACGTGATCGTCCCAGTTGTACTGCAGCCGGTTGCTCTTCGCCTGCTCGTAGGAGAGCAGCGGCCGCTCGCTGCGCGCCTTGTACTTCTCGCGGATCTCCTCCTGGGCTTCGCGGTTGCTCTGCACGAAGGCGCCGCGGCGCTCGTCGTTGATGAACGCGGAGACGACGTCGACGACGCGCGACGCGTCGAGCACGTGCACCGTCGGCTGCGAGTATTCGGGCGCAATCTTCACCGCGGTATGCTGTCGGCTGGTCGTGGCGCCGCCGATGAGCAGCGGCAGCGTCAGCTTGCGCCGCTCCATCTCGCGCGCCACCGTCACCATCTCGTCCAGCGACGGCGTGATCAGCCCGCTCAGGCCGATCATGTTGGCGCCGCGCTCGAGGGCGGTGTCGAGGATCTTCGCGGCCGGCACCATCACTCCGAGGTCGATGACCTCGTAGTTGTTGCAGCCGAGCACGACGCCGACGATGTTCTTGCCGATGTCGTGGACGTCCCCCTTGACCGTGGCCATGACGATGCGTCCCTGGGCGCCGCCGGCGGAGGGATCCGCGGCGAGGCGCGCCGCCTTCTCCTTTTCCATGAACGGCTCGAGATAGGCGACCGCCTTCTTCATCGCCCGGGCGCTCTTGACGACCTGCGGCAGGAACATCTTGCCGGAGCCGAACAGGTCGCCGACGATCTTCATGCCGTCCATCAGCGGCCCCTCGATGATGTCGAGCGGGCGCGGGTACTTCTGGCGCGCTTCCTCGGTGTCCTGATCGATGAAGTCGACGGCACCGTGGACGAGCGCGTAGGCGAGCCGTTCCTCGACCGTCCGGCTGCGCCACTCGAGATCCGCTTCCTTCTTCCTGCCGCTGCCCTTCACGGTGTCGGCGAACTGCACCAGCCGCTCGGTGGCATCGGGACGGCGGTTGAAGATCACGTCCTCGACGTGCTCGAGCAGATCCTTCGGGATGTCTTCGTAGACGACGAGCTGCCCGGCATTGACGATGCCCATGTCCATGCCGGCCGTGATGGCGTGGAAGAGGAACGCGGAGTGCATCGCCTCGCGCACTGTGTCGTTGCCGCGGAAGGAGAACGAGAGATTGCTGACCCCGCCGCTGATCTTCACGCCGGGGCAGCGCTGCTTGATGATGCGCGTCGCCTCGATGTAGTTCACCGCGTAGTCGTTGTGCTCCTCGAGGCCGGTGGCGATGGCCAGGATGTTCGGGTCGAAGATGATGTCGGACGGGTCGTAGCCCGCCTGCTCGGTGAGCAGCTTGTAGGCGCGCTCGCAGATCGCGACCTTGCGGTCGACGGTGTCGGCCTGGCCGGTCTCGTCGAAGGCCATCACCACCACGGCCGCGCCGTAGCGCTGAATCGCGCGCGCCTTGGCGAGGAAGTCCGCCTCCCCTTCCTTCAGGCTGATCGAGTTGACCACTCCCTTGCCCTGCACGCACTTGAGGCCGGCCTCGAGCACCGACCACTTGGAGCTGTCGACCATGATCGGCACGCGGGCGATCTCGGGCTCGGTGGCGATGTAGTTCAGGAACGTCGTCATGGCGCGCTCGGAATCGAGCATGCCTTCGTCCATGTTGACGTCGATGATGTTGGCGCCGCCGCGCACCTGTTCGGCGGCGACCTGCGCCGCTTCCGCCCAGTTGCCGGCTTTGATCAGCCGCGCGAATCTCGCCGAACCGGTGACGTTCGTGCGCTCGCCAATCATCTGGAAGTTGGAGTCGGGCCTGATCGTCAGCGGCTCGAGGCCGGACAGCACCGTGAAGGGCTGGGAGCCGGAAGCCGGCAGCGGCCGCGGCGCGATTCCGGCGACGGCTTGCGCGATGCCGTGAATGTGATCGGGCGTCGTGCCGCAGCATCCGCCCACGATGTTGACGAACCCGCTGGTGGCGAAGTCCTTCACCAGTTCGGCGGTCTCGGCCGGCAGCTCCTCGTAGGCGCCGAAGGCATTGGGCAGCCCGGCGTTGGGGTAGCTGCTGACGTAGCACTCGGCGATCGCGGCGAGATCGGCAAGGTACGGACGCATGTCGCGCGCGCCGAGCGCGCAGTTGATGCCGATGCTGAACGGCTTCGCGTGCCGCACCGAAATGTAGAACGCTTCGAGCGTCTGCCCCGACAGCGTGCGGCCGCTCTTGTCGGTGATGGTGAACGAGATCATCAGCGGCAGGCGCACCCCCTTCTCGGCGAACACCTGCTCGATGGCCGCGATCCCCGCCTTGGCGTTCAGCGTGTCGAAGATCGTCTCGAGCAGCAGGACATCGGAACCGCCGTCGATCAGCCCGCGAACCTGTTCGGCGTAGGCGTCCCTGAGCTGATCGAACGTCAGTGCCCGGAACGCCGGATCGTTGACCTCCGGCGAGATCGACAGGGTGCGGTTGGCCGGACCGATCGACCCGGCGACGAACCTGGGACGATCCGGCGTCGTCGCCGTGCATGCGTCGCAGGCCGCCCGCGCCAGCCTGGCGCCTTCGAGATTCAGCTCGTAGGCGAGCGCCTCGAGGTTGTAGTCCGCCTGCACCACCGAGGTGCTGCTGAACGTGTTCGTCTCGATGATGTCGGCCCCCGCCTCCAGGTACTGCCGGTGGATCTCGCTGATCACGTCCGGGCGCGTGAGGATCAGCAGGTCGTTGTTCCCCTGCAGGTCCTTGGGATGGCTCCTGAACCGCTCGCCGCGGAAGTCCGCCTCGGTGAGCTTGTAGCGCTGGATCATGGTGCCCATGGCGCCGTCGAGCACGAGAATGCGCCCGCGGAGCGCCTGGTCGAGTGCGCTCCAGGCCGCGGGTCGAGGGCCGAGGGCCGAGGGTCGAGGGTCGTTCAGGGGCATCGTGGGAGGTCCTCTAGGAACTTGCGGCGGCTTTCACGCCGCTCGCGATCAGCACGGTAAACGGGTCGCGCGCACGGCGCGCACCGACGGTAATCTTCACGCCCGAGAGTCCGGCGCGTTCCAGCATCGCGCGCAGCTCGTCGTCTTCGAAGCCGAGCCACTTGTCGCCGAGGCGCTCGCGGACCCAGGCTTCCTCGTGGCGCCGCAGCTCCAGCAGCAGCACGCGCCCGCCGGAACGCAGGATGCGCACCGCCTCGCGCAGCGCCGCGTCCGGATCCTCGGCGTGGTGCAGCGCCTGCGAGAGCAGGGCGACGTCGACGCTCTCGTCTTCCAGCGGCAGGTTCTCGATCTCGCCGCGCGTCCACTCGATCTCGCCGCGCTCGCCGGGACTGCGGCGGGCCAGCTTGACCGCCGCCAGCGACTTCGCGCGCTCGAGCACGGCCTCGGAACGATCGACGGCAATGACGCGGCGCGCGAAGCGGCTCGCCTCGATCGTCAGATAGCCTTCGCCGCAGCCGAGATCCGCCACGTCCAGCTCGGGCAGCAGATGCCCGAGCGCACGGGCCCATGCCGCCCAGCTCCGGCCGGGAACGATCTGCCGGTGCTCGTCGGCCGCACCGTGCTCGTCGAAGTTCTCCCTGCGCACGCGCCGGACTTCTTCGAGCCGCGCCGCGTCCGCGCGCCCTTCCGGGGATCCCGCGACGGCGTCGAAATGCGCCCGGAGCACCGGCCAGATCGGGCCGAAGCCGTTCGCGCCGGACTGCAGCGCCGGCGCCAGGCTGAAAAACGTGAAGCCGGCCTCCTTCCGCTCCTCCACGAGCCCGGCTTCCTTCAGCAGACCCAGGTGCCTCGACACGCCGGACTGCGCGATGCCGAGGATGGCGGTCAACTCCGACACGTTCAGCCGCTCGGCTTCCAGCAGCCGCAGGATCCTCAGCCTCGCGTCATCACCCAGCAGGCGGAAGAGTGCCGCCGACGAGATCATTGCATCTATAAATCTATATGCGTTGATGCTTATTGTCCAGAGTAGACTTAGCCCATGAAATTCCAGACACTTCCGGCGACGCTGGTCCTGGCCGGCTTCTGTGCAGGGCCGGCCGCGGCCCAGCTGCCCCCGACACCGCCCGGCGGGTCCCCCCCGTCCGTCCAGCAGCAGAACGAGGAGATCATCAAGGAGCTGCGGACCATCCGCGCCCTCCTCGAGAGCGTCATCAGGCAGACGCCGCCGCCGCGTCCGGCCACCGGAAAGGTCAGCAACCTCCAGGGCTACGCGCTCGGCAGGCCGGACGCCCCGTTGACGATGGTCGAGTTCACGGATCTGCAGTGCCCCTACTGCCGCCAGTTCGCGCTGACGGCGTTCGACGAGATCAGGAAGAACTGGATCGACACCGGCAAGCTGCGCTATATCAGCCGGGACTTCCCGATCGACGTGCTGCATCCGCACGCGATGGCCGCCGCCCGCTCGGCGCGGTGCGCCGGCGAGCAGGGGAAGTTCTGGGAGATGCGCCTCACGCTCGTGCGCAACGCCAACGTGCTCTCCCCCGACTTCATGACGAAGACGGCGGGCGATCTGAAGCTCGACCCGAAAGCGTTCGCCGCGTGCGCCGCCTCGTCGAAGCACGACGCCGCGATCCAGGCGGAGCTGCAGGAAGGAGCGAAGCTGGGGATCGACGGCACGCCGACGTTCGTGATCGGCCGCACGACGCCCGGCGGCATCGACGGGCCGATGATCGTCGGCGCGCTGCCGTACGCACAATTCGACGCGAAGCTGAAGGAGCTGCTGAAGTAGACCAACAACCGGTGTCGTATTCAGGAGGACGCATGAAGATCGCTATCCGGGCCCTCGTGCTACTCGTACTCACTCCGGGGTTGTCGTTCGCGCAGGACAAGGCGGCACTCGAGAAGACGCTCATCGCCAACGAGCAGAAGATCAACGAAGCGGTTGCGAAGGGAGACAAGGCCACGTTCTCCTCCCTCGTCGCGGCAGGCGCCATGTCGGTCGACAAGAGCGGCTTCATGCCGATCGCGGAGTTCCTCAAGGTCTTCGACCAGGTCAAGATCAAGAGCTGGAAGATCGACAATCCGCAGGTCCAGTGGATCGACGCGAACAACGCGATCGTGAACTACACCTGGACGGGCACCGGCACCTTCATGAACCAGCCGGTGGACTCGCCGACGCTCGCGTCCACGCTGTGGACGAAGAAGGGCACGAAGTGGACGGCGACGTTCCACTCGGAGATCGCCGCCGCGAAGAAGTGAGTCGCTTCGCTGCTGTCTAAAGCCTGAGACCCAACTACCACACCCGGCAGACGGGTTCTTTCGCGACCATCTTCGCGGGCGCCGAGCAGCTGAAGGCGCTCGCGAATTCCGGCATGTTCACCACGACCCCGTTGGTCCGGTACTCGCCCGGGGAGTGCGGGTTCGTCTGCGCGTGCAGGCGCGCGATCTCCGGGCTCTTGTTCTCGCACCACATCTGCGCCCAGCCGATGAAGAAACGCTGCTGCGGGGTGAAGCCGTCCGCCTCGCCAAGCGGCCTGGTCTTGAGCCGCTCCATCAGCGCCATCCATGCCAGGCGGAGACCGCCGTTGTCGGCGACGTTCTCGCCGAGCGTCAGCTTGCCGTTCAGCTTCACGTCGCCGACCGCGGTGTAGCCGCTGTACTGCTTGTCGAAGCAGGCGGCGCGCTCTTCGAACGCCTTGCCGTCAGCGGGCGTCCACCATTCGCGCAGGTTCCCCTGCGCGTCGAAGCGGCGTCCCTGGTCGTCGAAGCCGTGCGTCAGCTCGTGGCCGACGACGGCCGCCGCCGCGCCGTAGTTCACCGCGTCATCCGCTGCCTTGTTGAAGAACGGCGGCTGCAGGATTCCGGCGGGGAAGTTGATGTTGTTCTCGAGCGGGTTGTAGTAGGCGTTCACGGTCGGCGGCGTCATCAGCCACTCGGTCTTGTCGACCGGCTTGCCGATCTTCGCCATCTGGCGCCGGTACCCGAACAGGTTGGCGCGCTGTGAGTTGCCGTAGGCGTCCCCCCGGACGATGCGGAGGGACGAGTAGTCGCGCCAGCGATCCGGGTAGCCGATCTTGTTGGCGACGGCGCGCAGCTTCGTTTCGGCCGCCTTCTTGGTCTCGGGAGACATCCAGGTGATCTCGCCGATGTCGCGGGCCAGCGCCGCTTCGATCGCCTCGACCATCTCCACCGTCCGCGCCTTGCCATCGGCGCCGAACGTCCGCTCGACGTAGATCTTGCCGAGCGCCTCGCCGAGATCCGCGTCGGCGGCGTCGACGCAGCGCTTCCAGCGCGGCCGCTGCTCCCGCGCGCCGGTCAGCGTCTTGTTGTAGAAGTTGAAGTTCTCGTCGACGAAGCGCGCCGGCAGCATGTGCGCGTTCGAGTGGATGACGTGCCAGCGCAGGTACGTCTTCAGGTCGGCCAGGGACGTCGCGGCGATCACCGCGTCGACGGCCTTCATGAAGTCGGGCTCGGTGACGTTCGCGCTGTCTCCCGCCGGCGCTTCCGCCCGCTCCAGATACTGCGACAGGTTGAAGTTCGGCATCAGCTTCTTCACCTCGTCGCGCGACATCTTGTGGTAGATGTTCGACGGGTTGCGCTGCGCCACCCGATCGAGCGCGCTCCTGGCGAGCGTCGTCTCGATCTGCATCACCGTCTTCGCGCCCGCCGCCGCGGACGCCGCGCTCGCGCCTCCGAGCTCCAGCATCCTGGCGACGTGGCCGAGGTAGGCCTCCCGCAGCTTCACCGAATTCGCGTCCTCCTTGAAGTAGTAGTCGCGATCGGGAAGACCCAGTCCGCCCTGCCCGTAAATCAGCATGTACTGGCTCGCGTCCTTGAAGTCGGGCGCGGATCCGAACCCGAAGAACCCGGTCATGCCCACGGTGTGCATCTGGCCGACGACCGCGGGAATGTCGTTCTTCGTCTTGATGGCGTCGACGCGCGCGAGATCGGGAGCAAGCGGCGCGGTTCCCTTCTTCTCGATCTCCGCTTCCGCCATGCAGCTCGCATAGTAGTCGCCCACCTTCTGCATCTCGGCCGAGGCGGCCGCGGCCCCGGGCCTGGCCGCGTTCTCGAGAATGTCTCTGAGGATCTCGTTGTTGCGGTTCTGCAGCTCTTCGAACCGTCCGTAGCGCGGCTGATCGGGAGGCGCGGGGTGTTTCGTCATCCAGCCGCCGCAGGCGAACTTGTAGAAGTCGTCGCATGGATTGACGGCGCGATCGAGCGCCGCGAGATCGACGCCGGAGCGGCTCACGTCGATCTCCGACTGCGGCGGCCGCGGCAGCTGCTGCGCCGCGAGCTTCACGCTGCCGGAGGCCAACGCCGCGGCGGCGGACCCGAGCACTATCGCGAACGCTCTCGTGCGTGTCATCATGCGTCTCCTCGAAGTGCTGTCAGTCTACTCCAGCGATCGCGCCGCAGCCGGACTGGTCCTGGCGCATGGCGCCGGCGCCGGGCAGCGAAGCCGCTTCATGGTCGAAGCGTCACGCGCGCTGGCGGCCCGCGGCGTCACCGTGGCGACGTTCGACTTCCCGTACATGACGAAGGGGCGCAGCGTCCCGGACAAGGCGCCGGTGCTCGAGGCGTCGTGGCGCGAGGCGTTCGCCGCGGCGCGCGGCCACGAAGCGTTCGCGGCGCTGCCGCTCTTCATCGGCGGCAAGTCGATGGGCGGACGCATCGCGTCGCAGGTTGCGGCGCAGGGGCTCGACGGGCTCGCCGGGCTCGTGTACCTGGGCTACCCGCTGCACCCGCCCGGCCGGCCCGAACAGCGCCGCGACGCACATCTGCCTGCCATCCGCGAGCCGATGCTGTTCGTGCAGGGGACGCGCGACGAGTTTGGAACCTCAGCCGAGATTGCCGCGTTATTGCCGGGCTTGAATCCCCGCGCCGCGCTCCACGAGGTCGAGGACGGCGACCACTCGTTCAAAGTCCGGGTCAAGATCGCAGGCCGCAGCCAGGACGCCGTTCTGGCCGGCATCTACGACGCCGTCGCCGCATTCGTCCGCGGCGTCGCCGCGGTCTAGAATCAACTGATGTCCCAGACGATGGTTCCCCCCGCGCCGCCGGCGCGCAGCCGCAACCGCCCCGAGATCCCGGACCGCTTCAAATGGAACGTGTCCGACATCTTCCAGAGTTGGGAGGCGTGGGAAGCGGCGTACAAGAAGCTCGAGGCGGGGATCGATCGCTACGCCGAGCTCAAAGGAACGCTCGCCGGCGGACCGGCCGCGCTGCTCAAGGCGTTCAGCCTGTCCGAGGAGCTCGGCCAGCTCGCCTATCGCGTCTGGTACTACCCGTCGCTGCAGTACGACGAGGATCAGCGCGACAACACGATCAACGCGAGGCGGCAGCAGGTGCAGATCCTCTTCGCCCGCTGGAAGCAGGCGGAGTCCTGGTTCAGTCCCGAACTGCTGCAGATCCCGCTCGACACCGTCCGCGGGTGGATGGACCGCGACGCGGATCTGAAGGTCTATCGCTTCGCGATCGAGAATCTCTACCGTCAGCAGGAGCACGTCCTCGA
This genomic window contains:
- the metH gene encoding methionine synthase, with translation MPLNDPRPSALGPRPAAWSALDQALRGRILVLDGAMGTMIQRYKLTEADFRGERFRSHPKDLQGNNDLLILTRPDVISEIHRQYLEAGADIIETNTFSSTSVVQADYNLEALAYELNLEGARLARAACDACTATTPDRPRFVAGSIGPANRTLSISPEVNDPAFRALTFDQLRDAYAEQVRGLIDGGSDVLLLETIFDTLNAKAGIAAIEQVFAEKGVRLPLMISFTITDKSGRTLSGQTLEAFYISVRHAKPFSIGINCALGARDMRPYLADLAAIAECYVSSYPNAGLPNAFGAYEELPAETAELVKDFATSGFVNIVGGCCGTTPDHIHGIAQAVAGIAPRPLPASGSQPFTVLSGLEPLTIRPDSNFQMIGERTNVTGSARFARLIKAGNWAEAAQVAAEQVRGGANIIDVNMDEGMLDSERAMTTFLNYIATEPEIARVPIMVDSSKWSVLEAGLKCVQGKGVVNSISLKEGEADFLAKARAIQRYGAAVVVMAFDETGQADTVDRKVAICERAYKLLTEQAGYDPSDIIFDPNILAIATGLEEHNDYAVNYIEATRIIKQRCPGVKISGGVSNLSFSFRGNDTVREAMHSAFLFHAITAGMDMGIVNAGQLVVYEDIPKDLLEHVEDVIFNRRPDATERLVQFADTVKGSGRKKEADLEWRSRTVEERLAYALVHGAVDFIDQDTEEARQKYPRPLDIIEGPLMDGMKIVGDLFGSGKMFLPQVVKSARAMKKAVAYLEPFMEKEKAARLAADPSAGGAQGRIVMATVKGDVHDIGKNIVGVVLGCNNYEVIDLGVMVPAAKILDTALERGANMIGLSGLITPSLDEMVTVAREMERRKLTLPLLIGGATTSRQHTAVKIAPEYSQPTVHVLDASRVVDVVSAFINDERRGAFVQSNREAQEEIREKYKARSERPLLSYEQAKSNRLQYNWDDHVTATPAFVGRRFLDDVPLQEIARYIDWTYFFSAWELKGRYPAILEHPQYGEAARELHANAQALLKKIVDGKWIRARGVYGFWPAIADGDDIVLYKDEDRREVYARFPMLRQQEHQPDQRPNLSLADFVAPRGSGIPDYLGLFAVTGGIGAEELAKRFEAEHDDYSAIMVKALADRLAEAFATYLHARVREDWGHPDPQTIGAEDLHQERHRGIRPAPGYPACPDHSQKFELFALLQAERQGMGLTEHGAMTPAASVSGFYFSHPQARYFNVGRVGRDQIESYARRRGVAIEEVEKWLSPNLGYEVDLGVKCS
- a CDS encoding metalloregulator ArsR/SmtB family transcription factor is translated as MISSAALFRLLGDDARLRILRLLEAERLNVSELTAILGIAQSGVSRHLGLLKEAGLVEERKEAGFTFFSLAPALQSGANGFGPIWPVLRAHFDAVAGSPEGRADAARLEEVRRVRRENFDEHGAADEHRQIVPGRSWAAWARALGHLLPELDVADLGCGEGYLTIEASRFARRVIAVDRSEAVLERAKSLAAVKLARRSPGERGEIEWTRGEIENLPLEDESVDVALLSQALHHAEDPDAALREAVRILRSGGRVLLLELRRHEEAWVRERLGDKWLGFEDDELRAMLERAGLSGVKITVGARRARDPFTVLIASGVKAAASS
- a CDS encoding thioredoxin domain-containing protein — translated: MKFQTLPATLVLAGFCAGPAAAQLPPTPPGGSPPSVQQQNEEIIKELRTIRALLESVIRQTPPPRPATGKVSNLQGYALGRPDAPLTMVEFTDLQCPYCRQFALTAFDEIRKNWIDTGKLRYISRDFPIDVLHPHAMAAARSARCAGEQGKFWEMRLTLVRNANVLSPDFMTKTAGDLKLDPKAFAACAASSKHDAAIQAELQEGAKLGIDGTPTFVIGRTTPGGIDGPMIVGALPYAQFDAKLKELLK
- a CDS encoding nuclear transport factor 2 family protein, which produces MKIAIRALVLLVLTPGLSFAQDKAALEKTLIANEQKINEAVAKGDKATFSSLVAAGAMSVDKSGFMPIAEFLKVFDQVKIKSWKIDNPQVQWIDANNAIVNYTWTGTGTFMNQPVDSPTLASTLWTKKGTKWTATFHSEIAAAKK
- a CDS encoding M13 family metallopeptidase, which produces MTRTRAFAIVLGSAAAALASGSVKLAAQQLPRPPQSEIDVSRSGVDLAALDRAVNPCDDFYKFACGGWMTKHPAPPDQPRYGRFEELQNRNNEILRDILENAARPGAAAASAEMQKVGDYYASCMAEAEIEKKGTAPLAPDLARVDAIKTKNDIPAVVGQMHTVGMTGFFGFGSAPDFKDASQYMLIYGQGGLGLPDRDYYFKEDANSVKLREAYLGHVARMLELGGASAASAAAGAKTVMQIETTLARSALDRVAQRNPSNIYHKMSRDEVKKLMPNFNLSQYLERAEAPAGDSANVTEPDFMKAVDAVIAATSLADLKTYLRWHVIHSNAHMLPARFVDENFNFYNKTLTGAREQRPRWKRCVDAADADLGEALGKIYVERTFGADGKARTVEMVEAIEAALARDIGEITWMSPETKKAAETKLRAVANKIGYPDRWRDYSSLRIVRGDAYGNSQRANLFGYRRQMAKIGKPVDKTEWLMTPPTVNAYYNPLENNINFPAGILQPPFFNKAADDAVNYGAAAAVVGHELTHGFDDQGRRFDAQGNLREWWTPADGKAFEERAACFDKQYSGYTAVGDVKLNGKLTLGENVADNGGLRLAWMALMERLKTRPLGEADGFTPQQRFFIGWAQMWCENKSPEIARLHAQTNPHSPGEYRTNGVVVNMPEFASAFSCSAPAKMVAKEPVCRVW
- a CDS encoding alpha/beta fold hydrolase, which codes for MRVIMRLLEVLSVYSSDRAAAGLVLAHGAGAGQRSRFMVEASRALAARGVTVATFDFPYMTKGRSVPDKAPVLEASWREAFAAARGHEAFAALPLFIGGKSMGGRIASQVAAQGLDGLAGLVYLGYPLHPPGRPEQRRDAHLPAIREPMLFVQGTRDEFGTSAEIAALLPGLNPRAALHEVEDGDHSFKVRVKIAGRSQDAVLAGIYDAVAAFVRGVAAV